ttttctaactgTTAGAGAAGGAAAACAGATggagaataaaaaaatgacttttttctttgcaacttttttgaatttgtttcattttttgcaTAATATAGAAGAGAGATGAATCAAAATTGTTGAGACGGAATATCCGGAGAATGGTTGCTTTTTAAACAAGACATGAATAAGCCATTTACTTTCAAGCACAGGAATTTTACTAGGTGGGGGTGGCACAAGTGTAGAAAAATTGCCGGCCTTTTTTGAGCcgaatgttttatgtttttattcgattttagcTGAATTGGTTATTCAGTTGAAATACTAGAATTTATCAGATACTTGAAAAAAAGGTGGCTTCCCAGTTCCCAAATGCcttaaattgtaataatgacAATGATTTTGAATTATGCTTTTATAGTTATTGATGCATCGGCAAAATTTCCAAATGGCATCACTAAATTCCATTTATGGGATTTTGGATACTTTGATGAATGTATCCAAGTAAATGAGCCAACTGTGTCtattaaaggaaaatattgTTTGACAACAGTGACTATTcctgaaaatgattttgaaaagcaaaccatcttaaaaaataaagaaatttcaaCAGTAAGTAGTTTTTACAAGTAACCCATCCGCTTCACTTATTGAGACAGGCAGGTTTGCCTTGACTCTGTACTTTGTAGTCATATTGTCATTAAATACAACTTATAACGATCCATGGATTGTAATAAAGAAATGTAtttagtgaaatttacaaagctTTAAATTCCCCGGTAATGATTATCAATAtctttgtaatatttagaaaaatcttGTTATTCTCAagtcgaataattttttgtgtgataGGTTGATCTCGGTAGTTACGAAGCATGTTACTATTTTTAGGTATTCGATGTTATCaaacaaatttctatttttttagtttgcaGAAAAAATAAtggcaaataataataattcatttacgaATATAATGAATGTAATGTGGGCAATCTGTGTGCCAGATGGTTGCACTGCGAAAGAAGTTGAAGATCATTTAAATACATTTGCAggcatcgatatttttaaattagatgaAACAGAATGTCAAACAATCGATACATATAGATCCAAATTAAATACTGGCGATTGGCTGGTTATGTAAGTTTGTATTAACCATAAAGGACCCCGCACCCAATGCATTGATTTTTGTTTcggtcaaaattttttgaaaactatggattaaggtagttttgatcatgctgatcaaaagttcttaaggactcaaccctcaaaaacccTTTTTCTTCCGAGCTACGGCTCTTCAAACGACTCTTCAAAGCTCTAGATTTCCATACTTGTCCACACATAGTTGTGTGTTACAAATGTTGCCCATGTTTCGTAAGTATGAATATGTCAAGACCCTGTATACTCAACCCTTGAATACCCGTTCCATCCGAGAGATAGGACTTTGTAGGACTGTTAATCGAATTTTGGAAttcatataaacaatttttttattttaagacagagcgatttttacaattttgtgtataataatGCTTGTAAGCACCATCTATGATGTATATTTGTACTACGCTAAAAAAGGTAAGTAAAAATACACTCATGGGCAAAGAAATCGTACGTGAAACGGGATATctccttaaaaattataatttctttgcTCCCAAtctattttacttaattaataaatattaacaaatcaaATTCATTGTAGAAAAATATCATCCGATATTTATTGCATTTTCATGGTTTACCAATTTCCAAAAACTAACTGAAATAAGCCACAATCCAGATATTTTACCTTGTTTAAATGGAATTCGATTTCTAAGTATGTTATGGATAATTTATGGACATCAGACCGAACAAATGTTTTCACCTTTTACTGCTAACTTACTGGATTTCTATCAGGTAAGATTTAAATGGTTAATTTAGATTGATATTTCAAGTTTGtttgatataattataaaatattttgatcccaaatttaattatctaatgtgcaaaatataattttatgtttttgatttttagtggcgtgccaaatttttttcaatgctcCTTATTGGTTTCTCAGTTTCGGTTGATTCATTTTTCTTATTGAGTGGATGTTTAGTAATGTATGGGTTTTTAAAAATGCAAGCGAAAAAAATACCCTTTAATATaccagttttttatttacatcgtTATATACGGTATGCATATCATGTATCCTGAGAAAGGTCCACAAATGctcccgaaaaaaatttcaaaattattcgaaaacctTTAATCGATTTGAATGACGAtttgaatttgatattttgttttaggTTGACACCCTCTTACGCTGCGACAATCGTTTTTATGGTAACATTTTACAGATTTTTGGGCTCAGGTCCCTATTGGGATCCCGAAAATTCCGATGAATATTGTAAAACATTATGGTGGGCtgctttattatatattcaaaattatgtataCGATGTTGATCTGGTAATCACTAGCTTTATACTTATTAATACTAGCTTTATACTCGTCTGCTTCACTGGGCATAAAAGTAACaatcaccgctttatagcctccacattAAAGAAAATGTGTATAGAATTCCCACTAGTCCCTCAACTAGCTTCTACCTATGACTTCATCTATATTATGCCTTAAAGGCgttacaattttgattttagtgTGTTCCCGTCAGTTGGTATTTACAAGTGGATATgcagttttatattttagcaCCAATGTTACTGGTACCAATTTCAAAATggccaaaaataacaaattatctATTGTCATCTTTAGTaatcatttttgttataattccAACAGCAGTTGCATGGCAATATAGATTTCCGGCTCTTGAGTAAGTACACGTAATTACTTATTCATGGAATCACCTTTGCATTGATtgtagcttttaaaaattgttgctAAAATATCTCACCTATGACAGAGCTGAGGGAAGTTGTCTATATTCTAAAGATACAAAATTGGATATAAGGGTTGCTGTACAAACTCAGAGTCAGAATTCGATTCAACATTTTTTGAGCAtcatatactttcaaaattcaaTCTATTATCAAGAAAGAAATGTCCTTTAGTCTGTCTTAAGTGGAAcagtcaaaataatttataatttgataagATTCATGGCCTTCAGAATTGGGCCCAGGAAGAAATAAAGTATTAGaacttttaaatagtaaaaaaaaacaaaaaaaaaaaacatcgatttaaatcattaaacaaaatttaagcaGAACAATGTCTTCGTGTAagcaatttaaatatcaaaacgtTAAAATTAcccatattatatatgtatttctCAAGTTAATAACTTACCAGGATTCGGAAAACTCGACTGATTTGGACGACTTCCTCTACAGATTGTGCCAGGCTGACGAAATAACACGCTAGGACAAGAAAAATAAGCTTTTTTCGTAAGTAAAATTGGCTCAGCTGAGAGACAATTTTGCCTGGCGTATAGGATACTGAATATTCGCTTGATTTACATTCAGGAGTATCCTCAGATTAAACCCTAGGGATAAAATCTGgaaagatattatttaaaaatatattttggtaaaataatgTCTTCCTATGAGGATTATCATagaaattcttataaatttcGTGATTTCTACATAATTTTGAGATTATATTACAGAAAAGTTTACGGAGGTATAGATCCTGTGTACGATCATATCTATTACACACAACCATATACACGTGCAGCTCCTTGGATCTTGGGATTACTTTTGGGTCATATCttattcaacaacaaaaataagaaaattattataaataaagtaagtaGGAAATTTAATCTACTTCATCCCGCCATTAGAGATTTTAAAATAGCTTCAACCTTGCAAACGATAAAGGCTATAAAATTGAGGTCGAATTTGAGTATCACTATCTTATTGACTGGAACAGttggaaaaaatagaataataatttaataagaaaagttttatgtttttagcTGCTAGTCACTTTGCTGTGGATTCTCTCGATTGCTATAATGTTGTACACGATATTTGGATTTTATCATGAAACTCATCCTGATTATGAATACGATCGtgtatttaattcattatttattggcTTACATCGTGTTGCATGGGCTGCTGGACTCTCTTGGATTATATTTGCCTGTGTACATGGTTATGGTGGCCCAGTGAATTGGTTTTTGTCGTTACCAATGTTCCAAGTTTTGGCTAGATTaacatattcaatatatttgacACATTATTGGTtacaaaatgttcataaaagTTCGATACAAATGCCgtatactttttcaaatttgcatCTTGTAAGAAGATTATAATAAGCAAATAACAGGACACTTTGTTACTTTGATAGATGAAAGgagaaatatgtcaaatttccAAAGCTATTAAGCATTTTGTTTTTGTGGACATAGTCAAATATCAAAGAGGGGTAAATGAAAGAGGTCGGTATATACTAATCTGCTTGACCATGGGAACGTTTTCTTACCGAGGTTTCAAATGCGTTAGAAAAACATACAATGGTAGAAAAAATGATCCTTGAATATAGGATAATCGATCTATTATGGTTCTTTtgctttttcttcaatatttatcGAAATGAGAACCGTTTGTGTTGGATATAGAAATCCAAACCTGTCACAATCCTTCGAAGTAATAATGTGTCGTGTAGtttgatttgtatttaattttgtaaaaaaattatttttatataatttttatttcagtggTATTTGGTTTGCGGCAATTTACTAACCACGTTAATTGTTTCGGTATTTTGGACGCTTACATTTGAAACACCATTTTTGGTTTTAGACACTTTGCTAATAAAATCAAGTAAGAAATGTTTTCCATTCACTAAATTACGCAGTATACGatttaaaattagttgaaattagttaccacaaaaatttttaccagtAATTGAATGTAAGTGAGTATTTTATGAACTGTTGAATGTTTTTTAGTTGGCGATTTATGTTCAAAAAGAAGTACaaataagaatgaaaattttgtaaatacgcAGGAAATGggattatcaaatttaaatttaacaaaaactgAAGATTTGACGAGTaagttttgaattaataaaatatttttacacggctttaattttgttttttataacctTTTTCCTTCTTCAACTCTAAAAGCTAACCCACAAGATCAATATTATTAGGAAAAATTTAGGGAAATCAGATCAGAAAAACGCGTACTCCAGTACAAATCTAAGGAAAGCGAGCAACTACCGCTTAATCCATTGAGGCCGACTCGGGGTTGTCCCGTTAAACGGAACATGACGATTCGGGAACGGTGACTACATTGTGGTTATGTCTTCCGCGACTATACATCAGATAGCTATAGTAACGTTTGATTTAAGTAGAGCAAAACAGGAATTTTCAACCTAGAGGGAGCTGGAAATTTTGgtctaaaaatttcatgaatttaacagtattttttgcaaaaacacATACTTGTCTGtgattaataacttttaacttccaaaaactttatttgatatcaataaatttcaaaatttttctccgTAATCTACAGACGAAGATCGTAATAAAAATGGCTTacaaatagatatatttttaacaagtttatTTGGCCCACAATCTCTATATACAGGATAATCGTTATTTAATTAGTCTCGAAATATTTGAGTAACATCTTGTTTCTTTGTTGGTTTCGGATATTTACTAAGCCATTTCTACCACCTATACGGgtaaactcgcacttgagacGGAActttctcgatcaaattactttttaaataatagttgtaagacataataataattgtagtgAGATAGGTTcgttgtataaatatattatttgatttgtaaattaattaatttttattaaactaataaaaCGATGACAAGCGTTATTACTCACTTTATTCATAGTGGAGGAAACGTACACtgaaattggaaaatttgaacagtaagacggatttgaatgcggttttctgccTTCGATTCGTTAGATtcgagcgtcaggaaatttgagacctaaattgatttataagtaaattaatttagtttaaggatcagaaacaaaaaaatttaatattgctctaccacatcaaaatttaatccaattttgataaaccaagtatgtaatcctactaaatttgggtcatacttttcaaatttgtgattaaaattaacctagctctaataggtttcaaggaTTTGGAGTCCTGCTCaaggaattaagcacataagtgatagcgagcaaaaaactgacatcgcagctgaatagaataacccaaaattagtgggtttcaaaaaaaattccaataagatcggatcaaatttgcctgtgttatcaaaaaaatcgaattttttaactttatgacgtcatcagaatccaaaatatttaattttactcgatcacatccaaattttatccaattttgataaaccaagcatgtaatcctactaaatttaggtcatacttttcCAATTTGTGATCTAAATTAACcgagctctaataggtttcaacaATGTGGAGCTCTGGTTCCGgtattaagcacataagtgagtCAACTCTTACTGGAGAATCAACTTTTCATGTAACATATACATTACATGAGAAGTATTGAATAACGGGATGATGCactgtttataatatatacacgtGCTTTATGACAATCTAGAATGTTCTAGAAAAATCTATACATGCATTTGATAATGTTTTCCTTTTCTAATATAAACATGTTGCACCGTATCGTTCAACCGTTGCACCATTCGTGCATATTATACAATATTCTTTAATAGCAATAACTACACCGCTAAGTATAATGATTTTTCCATCAACTATACctacaaaaacaatttagttcaattaattgtgaaatttgtttgtgcatatatttttacacatTATTCGTATGCTAATATAATTTCattccaaaaatcaaaattattatagaaaaaaaaaatgaattttcaattaatcataatatttttgtacttgttTAATAAATCGATAGTTTGTGAATTGCAAAGGTCACCAAAGTTAATGAATTTTGCAATGATGAaacgtttaattgaattttatactttacaATCAGAATCAAATCGTAGTGAATTATGtgcaaatcaaacaaaattattataccatgctgTATATAATTCGGAATTATGGGCAGAGCGCAGTAAGtagatattttgtattatatattaatagaacagtaaaaaatgtcacaaaaatcggctaataaaggaaaattgaaaaaacagcTCGAATTTTGCTTAAACCTCATGAAATGTGTTTCCTAGGTGTTAAATATCATTacaacgcatgagttagtgacgcaaatgtttctattagttaacaattaatttttaattcaatgaaacgatcaatgttaaagttcactgaaaaagtaattaggcaacttgtatgacgtaaatattAAGTGTCAAATAATGGAAAACTATTATACCATgaataacgtatacgtaattcaagttgcctatttataaattttttaaatcaactttgatattaatcgttccattgaattaacaatttattgaccactaactcatgcgttactaatgatatttgacacctatgAAACACATACCATTTGGTTTTAGCAACACGCGGGCGGTTTTTTTCATGtgcctttatttgtaacatctttaactgtacaaTCCAATTTCTCCATGCTATAAagctttaattttgaaaactgtCAGAGAAAGAAAACAGACGACAATTATAAGgcttttttctttataatttttttgaacattttttatttttcatatttggtATACCTAGTCTCGCATAATATAGAAGAGAATCAAAAAGAGAAAAGATGAATCAAAAAAACGGAAATATCCGAAGAATGgatgcttttattaaaaaaatattaataagccAGCCGTTTTCAAGCACATAAGCTTATTTATTAGGTGGCAGTGGAGCATGTGTAGAAATATTCCTGGACTGCTTTGAGCctacagttttgtttttttttttattcgattttatagTAGAATTGGTAATTTTGTAGaactattcgaatttttttgataattgaaaAAGTTGGCTTCCCTTACCTTAAAGACaccttaaattgtaaaaatgacaTTGATTTTGAATTATGATTTTATAGTTATTGATGCATCGTCAAAATTACCAAATGGAATCACAAAATTCCATTTATGGGATTTTGGATACTTTGATGAATGTATTCAAGTGAATGAGCCAACAGTGTCtattaaaggaaaatattgTTTGACGAGAGTAAATATTcctgaaaatgattttgtaaagcaaaccatcttaaaaaataaagaaatttcaatGGTAAGTAGTTTATTATTACCTACATGttacccatccgcttcgctggacaATTCCGGCCTGTAAATTTATTGAGACTGAAAGATTTGCCTTGCATCTGTACTCTGTAGTCATATTGCcattaaatataacttaaaatggtcaatgaattattataaagaaattaaacaactaaactttataaagcttaaaattcCCAGATACTAATTATATCATGTAATATTTAGATAAAGCTGGTATTCTCAAgcccattaatttttttgtgagatGGGTTAAAATGCTGCATCTCGATTGATACGAAGCATGTTACGATTTTATGATAATCGTtaccagtggcggatttagagatttgccgcccgtaggctattcaatttttgccgcctctaaattttgatatcttagttcacaatcatatcaattatctatcaataaaattgcaactttatgatttgtgctccattatcctcattacatcaacttttcccgtatggttagtatcatcgagaactatggtaccgtgttagatccttgattatttttacagcaaagaattatcaaaaaacaatattttatgcaaaaaatatctcaaacatgtaccaattttaaagtaagttaaggtatgtgttaaaactatacaatacttatgtagagttcgtacaaaacaaagtggcactgaacaagagagagtgtagatacgagtgcacatacatatacatcatacactctctcttgctcggtgccactttgttttgtacgaactctaatAGGAATAAGGCTTTGTGAAAAAGTTAACAAAtgtaaacattcaatttaaataattcgtgTACGACATAAGCGCTTAAGGCATGATCATTTGgattttccaaactttttcttactacaaataaaataattaactgataAAATGTATCCATTTTCTAATCCGCAAATTGTCTAACTTCATATTTAGTagagggaatttttttattgtcatgttgcaatcgttcaaatatcagttattcgattgatttaaacaaaaagactatacttattctgaatctctataagatatcgaactagttttttatttaataaaaattagtcagtattttttacgcataaagaaataactttctggAATAGAATTTGACAATTTGCAAACTTGCTGCAGCAATCATGATTAGATCATCGATATTGTATCAAGATTGAATTGTGTAAGgagatctcataattattaggtacacggagaaaaaattatagtaattatcagtgaagaaaatatgtaaaaataactaaatttcgactataatatggaatcgctatggcgatattctaaaaattcatgatcattacattataatcaaaagcgtttagcggtttagcaattgtttatgcagagattttgagatatttattatttagcactgtatataggactatatttcggtttttgttgaatattttaattcctctataatttttgaaattcgtattttgtgtgtgtattataattttttctaaattttgtcaatcgaaataaaaaatttatgaactaaatttgccgccccttaaaatttgccgccctaggctccagcctactcagcctgctggtaaatccgccactgatcgTTACtgttaaaactttcttttttttatagtatgcagaagaattaatgaaaaatagtaataattcgTTTATggatataatgaaaataaattgggCAATCTGTGTGCCAGATGGTTGCACTGCAAAAGACGTTGAAGATCATTTAAATACATTTGCAggcatcgatatttttaaattagatgaAACAAAATGTCAAACAATCGATACATATAGATCCAAATTAAATGCTGGTGATTGGTTGGTTATGTAAGTTGGTACTTACCATAAATTTCTAAATCGATAATAAAAGGTTCAAGAATAGTTTATTTCGGtagtaattaaacaatttttttgtgtgtaatttaCCGGGAATCGAACTTGGACCTAGTTTAaactttgaattgaatttattattctgTTTTCCTTTGCAGAAGCTAGTTGCAAATATAGCCATGTTTCACCAGTATGGTCAAGTAAAATGCACTATGATAACAGTCATGTTATTGTACATAATACTTAGACATAGCGtgtatacatatactcaatacaCACTCCCAACTGTATATTTATAAGCTGTTTAAAGTTTTCactaatttgattaaaaaaaagattttcatttataaatttgccTTGTTCTTTGTTTTATTCAGTATTAGCTTTTCAAAGCATTCCTAGAATCGATTTTTTAAGATATACCGCGGAACTATGTCTTTTCTAAACTTAATCGATCCGTTGCAATTATTTgctctttaataataaatatttctttcacAATCgattgacaaattttatttttattttttcggtcaaattaaataaacttagatcagcattaattataatttcgtgaAATTGTAAAGAATAGTGGGCTTAAGGTCAATCTTTCTTAATTGAATGTTGAAattcatacaaataataatttttttgatttaagacAGAGCGATTTGTACaattttgtgtataataataattggaagCACCATCTATGATGTATATTTGTACTACGCCAAAaaaggtaagtattaaaaatacattcacAGGCAAAGAAATTGTACGTAAAACGGAATATctccttaaaaattataatttctttgcTCCCAAtctattttacttaattaataaatattaacaaatcaaATTCATTGTAGAAAAACATCACCCGATATTTATTGCATTTTCATGGTttacaaatttccaaaaattaactgaaataaGCAACAGTCCAGATATGTTACCTTGTTTAAATGGTATTCGATTTCTAAGTATGTTATGGATAATTTATGGACATCAGGCTGAACATATGTTATTGTATTCCAACGTTAATTTACTAGATTTCTATCAGGTAAGTTTTAAATGGTTAAGTTAGAGAGACATTTCGAGTTCTTTCCTGCCTTAAAATTCGCTCAATATGGGACTATTAAATTTGCCATAATATTCACAGCATTCCTATTTACCAAGTTGCAAACATAGGAAACTGAAAATGGATCACCTTTATATAACTTTgtcttaatataattaatttctaaattattggaaaaattgatttaggactatctaaatttttgaaaaaaatgattttatttttctgttttttagtggcatactaaatttttttcaatgctcCTAATTGGTTTCTCAGTTTCGGTTGATTCATTTTTCTTATTGAGTGGATGTTTGTTAATGTATGGGTTTTTAAAAATGCAAGcgaaaaaaataccttttaataTACCGACTTTTTATTTACATCGTTATATAcggtaagtaaatatttttaacttatctTTTTTTTACCCTGTTTTTGGTAAAGAACacaaatattctcaaaaaaatcgcaaaaataaCTCGTTTTAAATATCCTTTCGACttattttttctcttattttgctgtaattttgttatattttttaggtTGACACCTTCCTACGCTGCGACAATCGTTTTTATGTTAACATTCTATCGATTTATGGGCTCAGGGCCCTTGTGGGATCCCGAAAATTCGAATGAAAATTGTAAGACATATTGGTGGGCtgctttattatat
This genomic interval from Chrysoperla carnea chromosome 1, inChrCarn1.1, whole genome shotgun sequence contains the following:
- the LOC123299026 gene encoding nose resistant to fluoxetine protein 6-like isoform X1, with the translated sequence MIKRLIEFYTLQSESNRSELCANQTKLLYHAVYNSELWAERIIDASAKFPNGITKFHLWDFGYFDECIQVNEPTVSIKGKYCLTTVTIPENDFEKQTILKNKEISTFAEKIMANNNNSFTNIMNVMWAICVPDGCTAKEVEDHLNTFAGIDIFKLDETECQTIDTYRSKLNTGDWLVIAIFTILCIIMLVSTIYDVYLYYAKKEKYHPIFIAFSWFTNFQKLTEISHNPDILPCLNGIRFLSMLWIIYGHQTEQMFSPFTANLLDFYQWRAKFFSMLLIGFSVSVDSFFLLSGCLVMYGFLKMQAKKIPFNIPVFYLHRYIRLTPSYAATIVFMVTFYRFLGSGPYWDPENSDEYCKTLWWAALLYIQNYVYDVDLCVPVSWYLQVDMQFYILAPMLLVPISKWPKITNYLLSSLVIIFVIIPTAVAWQYRFPALEKVYGGIDPVYDHIYYTQPYTRAAPWILGLLLGHILFNNKNKKIIINKLLVTLLWILSIAIMLYTIFGFYHETHPDYEYDRVFNSLFIGLHRVAWAAGLSWIIFACVHGYGGPVNWFLSLPMFQVLARLTYSIYLTHYWLQNVHKSSIQMPYTFSNLHLWYLVCGNLLTTLIVSVFWTLTFETPFSVLDTLLIKSNAVLADLKFRKKPKLQPK
- the LOC123299026 gene encoding nose resistant to fluoxetine protein 6-like isoform X2; this translates as MIKRLIEFYTLQSESNRSELCANQTKLLYHAVYNSELWAERIIDASAKFPNGITKFHLWDFGYFDECIQVNEPTVSIKGKYCLTTVTIPENDFEKQTILKNKEISTFAEKIMANNNNSFTNIMNVMWAICVPDGCTAKEVEDHLNTFAGIDIFKLDETECQTIDTYRSKLNTGDWLVIAIFTILCIIMLVSTIYDVYLYYAKKEKYHPIFIAFSWFTNFQKLTEISHNPDILPCLNGIRFLSMLWIIYGHQTEQMFSPFTANLLDFYQWRAKFFSMLLIGFSVSVDSFFLLSGCLVMYGFLKMQAKKIPFNIPVFYLHRYIRLTPSYAATIVFMLTFYRFMGSGPLWDPENSNENCKTYWWAALLYIQNYVAAKPCVQVSWYLQVDMQFYIFAPMLLVPIAKWPKITNYLLSSLVIIFVIIPTMVAWKYSFLALEKVQFNGDFDPVYDHIYYRQPYTRAAPWLLGLLLGHILFNNKNKKIIINKMLVTFLWIISIGIMLYTIFGFYHEAQPDYEYDRVFNSLFIGLHRVAWAAGLSWIIFACIHGYGGPVNWFLSLPLFQVLSRLTYSIFLTHFWLQIAHKNSTQMPYIFSNMHLWYLVCGNLLTTLIISVFWTLTFEAPFVVLDNLLIKSIGDFCSNKHKQE